The genomic window GCTCGGTCGGGAACTGTTTGATGTAGCGCTCGAAGTTGGGCTGCGCATCGACATATTTCTGGAGGAACATCTGCGACATGCCATACCAATAGATGCAGTTGGCCTCCTGGTGGGAACCCGGGAATTCGTCGAGGATGAACTTGAAGCTTTTCTCGGAATCCTCGTATTTCTGCAGCACAAGGTCGGCCACGGCCTGCATGAAGTAGAGTTCGACATCGTACTTGACGATGGTTTCATCGTTGGTGCGGGTGAACCCGTCCAGATAGGGTTTGAGGGGCTTGAGGGCCGGCCAGTCCTCATGCTTCTGGTGGTAGCCGGTGATCATGTAGGCGATCTGGCGCGGCGTCATGCCTTTCGGATACTTGCCCATGTAGTCGAAACCGCGTTCTTCGGCCTCCTTGATCTCGTCCAAGGGTTCGATCAACGTATCGATGATCTCATAGATGGAACGTTCGCCCACCTCGCTTTCCGGGTCGGCGGAAAAGACGATGTCGAAGAACCTAAGGCCTTCCCAATGGCGCTCGACCGTCTTGTAGAGGTCGGCCATGCGGTACTGGATGTCGAGTTCGTAGGGCGGGAGGTCCTTCAGCGCGATGATGAGGTTTTCGAGTTCGACCAGCTCCTTCGGTTTCGTGTCCAGCAGGCCGGTTTCGGCATTCTTTTCCTCGGTGGTCGCCTCCTTCTCCTCATCGGCGCCGAACAGCAGGATATCGTCCGCCGTCAGCTCGGCGCCCTCTTCGGGCGGCAGGCCGAACGCGACGCGCATTTCACGCACCTTGCCCTCCTGGTAGGTCACGAGTTCGTCGCGCGGGAGGATCATGCGGTAAAGGGGCAGCGCGCTATCGTATTCGCCGGCTTCATAGAGGGCGGCGGCGGCATGCATGAGCGCGAGGTTTACGCGGATGTCGAAACGGGCATCGGTGCGGTAGAGCTGCGGAACCCATTCCAGGATGCGATCGAACGCCGGGATCTCGATCAGCGCATTGATCACCTGCATAATGGCATAGCCCTTGCGCTGGTCGCTTGGCGTGTGCTGGATCACATAGGAGTAGGGATCGATGCACTCCTCCCACTTTTCAAGGTGGTAGTAGGACTCCGCCAGCGTCATGTTGAGCATCGTCAGCTCTTCCTGCGTATAGTCCGGCTCCGGCTCCTTGTCGTCGAGGGCTTGGAATTTCTCTTCATCATCGTCGCCCTTCACCACCTTGCGGGCCTCAATCACCGGGTTTTCGTTGTAATAGAGGGCATTGGTGCAGGCCGTTACGCATTCCTCGTAGGCTTCGATTTCGAAATAGCAGGTGGCCAGCATCTTCATGGCCTGGCGCGGATGCTCGGCCAGCGGGCGGTCGATATATTCCTGCAAAACGGCGGCGGCTTCTTCCAGACGCTCGGCCTTGATGAGCATCGTGCCGAGCTTGAAGCGGATATCCTGCGCAATGGCAATCACGCGGGGGGCCTTGGACTCCTCCACCATGCCGAGATACATGTACATCGAGGCGGCGGCGTCATCGAACTTGCCCGCCTCCATCGCCTTCATGGCTTCTTTAAGGACTTCGGCAGGCGTTGCCTCATCCTCGGCACGCGACCCCGCCGCAACACCGAGCAAAACAACAACCAAAAGGAAACGAAGATTAGACCAAATTTTATTCTTATTCACAAAAAGCATTAAAAGAATCCCGACAACACCAGTTCAACAACACGTATCATACCCGACGGGCAATCTCCCGGTACCACCGAGACCCTCCGGAAACCCAACCATATTGAAACGATACCCCTCTGTATTGATTCATGACCTAGATTTATAAATAGAAATGTCAGATATAGGCTTATTGCCCCTCGAAGGGAAGCATCAATTTAAGCAAATAGAATAACAAAATCCCGTTTGGCGTTCGTTCTATAGGGTTCGGCCCCCACCTGGAAACGTCAGAACCGAAATGGAAAACCCTGCATAAGCAACCGGC from Pontiella desulfatans includes these protein-coding regions:
- a CDS encoding tetratricopeptide repeat protein, producing the protein MNKNKIWSNLRFLLVVVLLGVAAGSRAEDEATPAEVLKEAMKAMEAGKFDDAAASMYMYLGMVEESKAPRVIAIAQDIRFKLGTMLIKAERLEEAAAVLQEYIDRPLAEHPRQAMKMLATCYFEIEAYEECVTACTNALYYNENPVIEARKVVKGDDDEEKFQALDDKEPEPDYTQEELTMLNMTLAESYYHLEKWEECIDPYSYVIQHTPSDQRKGYAIMQVINALIEIPAFDRILEWVPQLYRTDARFDIRVNLALMHAAAALYEAGEYDSALPLYRMILPRDELVTYQEGKVREMRVAFGLPPEEGAELTADDILLFGADEEKEATTEEKNAETGLLDTKPKELVELENLIIALKDLPPYELDIQYRMADLYKTVERHWEGLRFFDIVFSADPESEVGERSIYEIIDTLIEPLDEIKEAEERGFDYMGKYPKGMTPRQIAYMITGYHQKHEDWPALKPLKPYLDGFTRTNDETIVKYDVELYFMQAVADLVLQKYEDSEKSFKFILDEFPGSHQEANCIYWYGMSQMFLQKYVDAQPNFERYIKQFPTEQFVDECNFQVGICLFGQEKYKEAHDRFSYVIDTYPDSSIYPEACSMRGDIYGAGEVYAENDYLDRALADYDRAYVASKKVNQATYATFQAADVYEAEDKYDEILRVVERYETDWGGNGADVAKALFWIGKTKIQQREYEAAVHTYVGAIAKYGGDLRQDGVDDMIAELVKISSIYLDTELQAKLKDDLNTALEETDNETLKLRLRVTLAKLDKTEIELGQQLLKELENLDNASPPVLACICDASFAKKDYSRAEELLRIFINKFEDSDYMRAAYKLRGYGQYAEKDFEGALQTINDAQALYGTEYDVAWAQLMKAQIRLDQGQIDGEEGARAANMNLLNVPSWRGAPVAQATFQLGQVEEAAGNLKKAFGFYQRAYFQYKGHSGGYWAAEGYLASARILEKLGAGYENDRRNTYRAMLFDRYVNELPQAEEAREVLGATEVAEIAAYVETGGVTNIAISVESEPEPETTTDAPAATEGGE